The following proteins are encoded in a genomic region of Bradyrhizobium sp. SK17:
- a CDS encoding TetR family transcriptional regulator codes for MSAAESRARILAAARRAFTRAGYDTVGVREMAADAGVDPAMLPRLFGSKEILFAEIANGAFSLEPAFEGPLHGLGARVARHLLGPIEKPPAADFDEFAFLLRSVGSPVAASILSHALHAHFVKPLAERMDGAEAELRAALITSYVLGFAVLRAALRSPAIDHGDPELIVMRLGKAIQDCLDQTRPGSGASRLATRRKI; via the coding sequence TTGTCCGCGGCAGAAAGCCGTGCCCGCATCCTTGCGGCTGCGCGGCGAGCCTTCACCCGCGCCGGATACGACACGGTCGGTGTCCGCGAGATGGCTGCCGATGCCGGCGTCGATCCTGCGATGCTGCCGCGGCTGTTCGGGTCGAAGGAGATCCTGTTCGCCGAAATTGCCAACGGCGCCTTCAGCCTGGAGCCGGCCTTCGAGGGGCCGCTGCACGGCCTCGGTGCGCGCGTCGCCAGGCATTTGCTGGGTCCGATCGAGAAGCCGCCTGCCGCGGATTTCGACGAGTTCGCGTTCCTGCTTCGCTCCGTCGGCAGTCCCGTCGCGGCCTCGATCCTGTCGCATGCGCTGCATGCTCATTTCGTCAAGCCGCTGGCGGAGCGCATGGACGGTGCAGAAGCCGAGCTGCGCGCGGCGCTGATCACGTCCTATGTGCTCGGCTTTGCCGTGCTGCGTGCCGCGCTCCGCTCGCCGGCGATTGATCATGGTGATCCTGAATTGATCGTGATGCGGCTCGGCAAAGCCATTCAGGATTGCCTCGACCAAACGAGGCCCGGATCCGGAGCATCGCGCCTCGCGACCCGTCGCAAGATCTGA